A genomic segment from Cuculus canorus isolate bCucCan1 chromosome 18, bCucCan1.pri, whole genome shotgun sequence encodes:
- the WBP2 gene encoding WW domain-binding protein 2, which produces MALNRNHSEGGGVIINNSESVLMTYDHIEITFSDIEPVPDAFKGTKKGSVFLTPYRVIFVSKGKDAMQSFVMPFYLLKDCEIKQPVFGANYIKGTVKAEAGGGWEGSATFKMTFSAGGAIEFGQRMLQVASQVSRGEIPNGAYGYSYMPNGSYAFAPPAANGGYPYPPPPPEFYPGPPVVDGDVGYMQLPPPPYPGPMEPPASGPDLPATPAAEAKAAEAAASAYYSPGNPHNVYMPTDQPPPPPYFPPEDKKNQ; this is translated from the exons ATGGCGCTGAACAGGAACCATTCGGAGGGCGGTGGCGTCATCATTAACAACAGCGAGAG CGTTTTGATGACCTATGATCACATAGAAATTACCTTCAGTGATATCGAACCTGTGCCAGACGCCTTCAAAGGGACCAAGAAAGGGAGTGTTTTCTTGACTCCCTACCGA gttATCTTTGTATCAAAGGGGAAGGATGCGATGCAGTCTTTTGTGATGCCCTTTTATTTGTTGAAAGATTGCGAGATTAAGCAACCTGTCTTTGGAGCAAATTATATCAAGGGCACAGTGAAGGCAGAGGCGGGAG GTGGCTGGGAAGGATCTGCCACGTTCAAGATGACCTTTTCAGCTGGTGGTGCTATTGAGTTTGGGCAGCGCATGCTGCAGGTGGCATCTCAAG tctCCAGAGGTGAAATACCCAATGGAGCTTATGGCTATTCCTATATGCCAAATGGATCCTATGCTTTCGCACCACCTGCAGCTAATGGGGGCTATCCGTACCCGCCACCTCCTCCTG AGTTCTATCCTGGCCCCCCCGTGGTGGATGGAGATGTGGGTTACATGCAGCTTCCACCCCCGCCATACCCAGGGCCCATGGAACCTCCTGCCAGTGGCCCAGACCTGCCTGCCACTCCTGCAG CTGAGGCGAAGGCTGCTGAAGCTGCTGCCAGTGCTTACTACAGCCCAGGCAACCCACACAACGTCTACATGCCCACG GACCAGCCACCCCCTCCACCATACTTCCCACCAGAGGACAAGAAAAACCAATAA